The following are from one region of the Capsicum annuum cultivar UCD-10X-F1 chromosome 1, UCD10Xv1.1, whole genome shotgun sequence genome:
- the LOC107839615 gene encoding ubiquitin-like protein 5, whose translation MIEVVLNDRLGKKVKVKCNEDDTIGDLKKLVAAQTGTRADKIRIQKWYNVYKDHITLKDYEIHDGMGLELYYN comes from the coding sequence ATGATCGAAGTGGTGTTGAACGATCGATTGGGgaagaaggtgaaagtgaagtGCAATGAAGATGATACTATTGGTGATTTGAAGAAGCTGGTTGCTGCACAAACTGGTACCCGTGCTGATAAGATTCGTATTCAGAAGTGGTACAATGTCTACAAAGACCATATTACCCTCAAGGATTACGAGATTCATGATGGAATGGGACTTGAGCTTTACTACAACTAG